The DNA region TTAAGTCGCtcgataaaaaaatatattgcatTGTATTTCATTTGATCCGTTTGTAATAAACTATTCCGCACCTAATGCAATCTTGCTTGCTTTCAACTAACCATGTTTCATGTATGTACTCCTGAAAAATGGTCCAACACAAGTGGGCAAACACTTGACAAGAACATTTCTTcagatttattaatttaagcATAATTAACAGAAATCTATTTTCGCCGGAACACAACGACACAATAACAACCACGTTTTCTATTTCAAAACAAGCAACTGTATAACTTTTGAAACAAAACATAGTATTAAAAAGCGATCAcacatcaaaacaaaaaaaaaaagttttgaaagaACATACCATTAGGAAAAAGATATCTATCTAGaacaactcttttttttatcaaaactaaGAGCAACTCTAAAATCAGAAACCAAAAACTTTTTCGAGACCCATCTTGTCAAGGACGTTTACATGGATAACTTGAGGGATGCGGAGTCCCATACTGCGACTAAACTAATTGGCCAACCCCACCAGTAAACACAGTATTGAGATATATGTCCTATTCGAATTCGCATTCGCTATCTTCATTTGCAGTTCCAGTTAAATGTAATATCAAACATTATACAAGtgcattaatataaatttggacatctcttctcttcttcttataCATCTCTTCTGATAATCATACGACTATATTAAGCAAAACACTTAACTTCATCTTCTATAACAACATATGTATTTTTAACatccccgcgcttgcgcggggctcCGCCTCTAGTATAATGAATGCGCTTCTGTAATTTTGTATAAGAAAACggatatatataataataaataaatatacatcgTATATCATAAATGCTTTGAAAAGAAGTAAGAGTCACACTTTGCTCATTTACAAAACCAGGgagtcagagagagagagatacaaAGTTTCGGATATTCAAAAATTTCCAAAGCAAAGCggatcaatattttaatatttgtcaaaaataCTAGTGTCTTTCTGAAAATCGGCTTCGCAGCCTAGCCTGTTTTGAACTATATTCAACTGAACACATTCTAATTGTACATGGAAGATACTATTTATAAATGGATAAACTTTACAAGAACCCATAATGTTGATACAACCATATGAATATGTATGGTAAAGATTGGGAAAAATCTTAAACTGGTTCTAGTCCCACCCAAATCATATTTCCAGGTAAACTTATCACCATCTTTAGTCTTATATAACATTTCTCTCCAGGCATACTCTGACCCTGAAACAATCTATTACTACACATACATATAACAATACGGTATTGTCAATACCTGTTACTTAAGAAGTTTACCACACATTCTAGTCTCTACCTTCAATGACTTGAAACCAAGTAAAACATTGCGTTGCTgaaaagaaggaagaagaccaAGTAGTATATACTTAATTCTCAAATCGTTAGTTGGCTTTAAACTGTATTGTCTTCACCACAAAACAATCATGGCGATAATAGCTATACATAATACACTGATGACACTAATTCTATACACGCATCTAAGGTAATATTCCCACGTATTCGGTGTAAAAACTAATATGTTCCTAATTTGCTGCACTTGTCTCCTTTTTGCCCATCTTGCCAAAGTCAACATCTGCAAGGTTTTACGATATACATCAGTACTTAGGTCAAATCAAAGCTAAAAAGCAGCTTGAGAGCAAGAAGTCAACGTCTCACCAGGAGCTTCATCGCTGTCATCATCTTGCTCAGACGATGCAGTAGATGTTCTACTCTTCGCCACATTCTTGTCTATTGTTTCTGTCCCTAAAACCGCCGGAGTCTTCTTAGCTTCGTCATCTTCATTACTCTCCGCTTTGATCCTAAGTTCCTCCATGTACTTGTCTGTTGTTTCTGTCCCTAAAACCGCCGGAGTCTTCTTAGCTTCGTCATCTTCATTACTCTCCGCTTTGCTCCTAAGTTCCTCCATGTACTTGTCTGTTGTTTCTGTCCCTAAAACCGCCGGAGTCTTCTTAGCTTCGTCATCTTCATTACTCTCCGCTTTGCTCCTAAGTTCCTCCATGTACTTGTCTGTTGTTTCTGTCCCTAAAACCGCCGGAGTCTTCTTAGCTTCGTCATCTTCATTACTCTCCGCTTTGCTCCTAAGTTCCTCCATGTACTTGTCTGTTTTTTCTGTCCCTAAAACCGCCGGAGTCTTCTtagcttcttcatcttcattacTCTCCGCTTTGCTCCTAAGTTCCTCCATGTACTTCCTCTCATATCTGAATAAATTCAtgagccaaaaaaaaatcctttcaAGCTCAATCCATGGGTTATCGTATCTCATACCTCATACCCATAAAGACAAAGATCACTGAATACATGACTTAAAAGTGCAGTGATTAAGCTACGAGACTTCATAGACTTTTGGAACATACAGGTCCTAAGCTATCTTTACCATATCCTATGCTATTCATAATTTGTCTCTTTACTCTTTTATTCAACTAAAGTTCCTTcacagtttttaaaaaaataaactttgataAGTGATAGTAGAGCCTTACGGTGCAACATGAGTGTTCACAAGGTTGAAGTATATTCTCCAGAAGCTCCTTTCGTTCATGACATCCGGGCATAATGCAAATCTTAACATCGATACTCGCTGCAGCATACAAAAAGGGCCAGATTAAACAGGGAAGAGCGAGAAATCAAGAAGTAGAACGCAAGATCTGCTAAACGCCCTACAGATAATCACTAATTGCATTGTCAACTTAGGTGCATTGCATACCGTGATTGAGCCAAGAACAAGAGTGACATGTCCCTCCTGCCACTCCGAGAGATCTTTTGCAGTTGTTTTCAGGTCAGAAACTTCCAATTCATCTATCAGTAAACATTGCAGATACTCAatgtgaaatgaaaaataacaaacaataaGCAGCAACAACCATACCTTGTTCAGGGATAGCCTGGAATGTGGCAAGGGTCAGTCCATCGACAAAAACTCTAAGACTATCCGTGATACCAAATGTGGCAGGGCTCAGTCCTTCGGTGAACTCTCTCAAATCTTCTTTAGTGATATCAGAGAACTGATATCCTTTGTAAGCAACTAGTCGTTGAACAAGAAGCTTATCATGTATTCCATCCAATATTAGAACCTGTCAATAAACATAAACGAAATTTGCTAAAACACTATCACAGgatgtaataaaaaataaacaaagagaGTTGAATATAAAGTATACCTCAATGTGGGTTGCCAAGAAAGGAGACACTTTAGCAATCTCAATAGATTTCACAGCTAAGTAATACACTCGTTTCTGGTTTTGAGGCATGCTTTCTACATATCTGTCGAGGCTGATTACTTCATCTTCTAGGAGACTTTTGGAGGAGTGAAATCTCAGGAGAGGAACCAAAAGCATCTGATAATCAGTCCTTTCTACGCAACCCATCTTTAGGTCATCTCCAAAATTTATCCAGCAGAAACTGTATTTCAGCTTGTCATCAAGGGAACATCCTTCTCTTGAAGACAAGTCTTGGAGCATAGCAACTGTTTTTTTCACCATTGTTTCCCTAAGCGTAGGGTAAAAGCTTGCTTTGATAGAAGTTTCTGAATCGATAACTGCTTTTACAAATGGGAGATAACTCGGGAACtgcaataaatataaataagacTTATCAGAAAATTTACTAAAGTATGAAAATTTATCAGATTTATAAGTAAACTTACCAGAGTCAAATGGTGCTCAGCTTTTTCAAACGACTTTTTGATATAGAATTTGATGTCTTTCGAGTTGGGGTAAATGCGAGCTTCGGGAATGAATAGGAGGCATCTGATACCGTCCACAGAGAAGTCTTGATGGCATAGGGGATCAAAAACTTCTTTGAAAAGTTCTCGAAAGAAGTAATTGTACTTTTCTTTCTGAAAAGATTAAAGAAGGGTAAAGATCAGTAACTTCATCATGTtctatataaaagaaaagaaaagaaaatgagtATCGAAATTACCCTAGGGGTAGGGGTATGGGTGATGTTTGTCAGCTGCTGGATTCTTGAGCCCAAAGGTTGAATCAATGGATCTTTATCGCATTCGAGAATCTGGAAAAGTTCAGAGATGTCTTTCTTGTCAGTCATCTTGTAGGACCCGTCTTGAGCCACGAGAAAGCTTTTCTGAAGGACCCACGGGAAAGCTTTTCTGAAGTAGGACCGTATCGAGGCACGAGAAAGCGAATGATCACCGAGAAGAGATGATGGATACACAGTTCGCACAGGTCTCGAACTAAATTTATATGGgaagtaaaagaaaagagtaTATCAAAGAGGatctttaaaaatgaaaaaaaaaaaattaagagggGTAATTTAGGAATTGTACCTTTGATCTCTAATTCAAATTTGGGAATTAGGGTTACGTCGACGTGTCTCCTCCGCAGATTTCAGTATTAACTTCATCGGAGTtgctcaactttttttttgttgccaATTCTCGAAACTCGAATGAGGAGATTGGAGCAGCACGGTGAGGATAACGCTCCTGAAGCTTCTCTCCGAAGAGATCCCGGTGTCGGAAGTTAGGCAGATCATCACGACGACCAAAGCTAGTACTGCTAGGGTACCAAGCGATCCTTGCGCCACTTCGATCTCCTTCTTCAAGCCTCTCTCGAATCCTTCTAGATCTCGCCGGCTATGGTTTTCATCAGACCACTGAAGCTCCATCTGCCGTTCTCGTCCTCTTTGTCTTCGTTAGGATTAGATTGCTCTGGGTTTTCGTGTTCTTCGCTGTGTTCTGGTGAGTCGGACTCGGATTCGGTTCCTGGAGGATCTGGAGAAGACGGATTCGAAGACAGATCTTCGGGGTTTCAAATCTGATCGGAGGAAGAGAGGACTTGAAGCGTGAATGATAAGTCGTTTTGGATTTGTCGTCCGGTCCAGATGTGTATCCATAATATCATATATACAATGGGACAAGAGTGTCCACATCAGCGTTTTTTTAATGATTGTGGGGTCCATCTCCGGTTTTGTCTGGTCGAATAGATTTGGAGTTTGGTCTGATTTGGGTTCTCCTTGTAACCCTTGGCTTTCCAAGAATTGTGAcgtctcctctcctctcctcctcGGCATCTCTCCTCCGTGAAGTTACCAAGCACCATGATACCTCCTCTCATACTTCGTGACAGCTCTGCTCCTCTCCAcctatctttttcttcttctctgctcTTCTCCagactctttctctctctctctctctctctctctctctctctccacatATGTTCTTCTCTTTCCTCAGATCTCTGCTCATGTTTCCATCTCAACCACCGGTAACGAATCCCCTCCACCTTTTTAGATCTACAAATTGTTTACTTTCTCATCATTTGTCTTCTGTGTGGCTTTTATTTTGGTACAGGTTGAAGAATCTAAGGGTGAGGACGAATCAGAGGACCGATGTGGTGATGGCAAAGGAGGAGGGGATTTGGTTTCTAATGGTGGACTGGACGCTTGTCACTGATGTCTACTCGGCGGTGGTAATgaatatatttctatttcttgCAGTCCTGTGAATTTGAGGATGATAGATTATATGTAGTTTATATAGGCTGGAAAAGGCAATGGTAAGGATTTGTCATCAAGTTTGATTCTGGTTTTGTTCTGATTTTTGGTAAAGGAAATTGATGGAAAGGATTTGCCATGGAATTTTGAATCTTTTCTGTTTACGTAAATAGCTTTCTTAAGGAGAAAATTTTGCTTTTATATTGTAAAGTTTGTTGTTTTATCCAATGTGTCTGActtttttcattcaaaaaaatgtttctGACTTTAGATGTGTAGAGAAGCAGTGATCTTCCGATGTGTTTTAAAGTTCAGCTTTTTAATGTTGTTCAGGTTGAGTGATATGTTTTGTGTGGTTCACGGCAGGAGAAAGGGAtatacagaaaaagaaaaatggaaagTGAAGCCATACCAGAGCATTTGATCAAACTCTTCCCTGTTGCACAGCCTGAAGCATTTGATCTGGTGGGTTATGTCATCTACGACAGTGGAAATAACTAAATATCAAGGTTACCCACCCATTCACTACATTATTTTGTCCTTTTGATACGAGTGTAGCGGTTTGGTTGGTAATTGTCAGTTTCTCATCTTCTGTTTAACATTTGACAGATACGACTCACAGAAGCTCAACAGCAGAAGACTGCTCTCAAAGACCTAAAGCCAGAGCAACTGGAGAAGTTCTCTAAGTTGGAGGAATGGAGGCAAGAACTCAAGGCTTTGGAGGATAAGGAGGAGGCCTAGCACTCTGCAGCATCTGACATGTAACTGTCTAGCTTTCAGACAGGTTGTAGCTTTTTCTCATTAAATTTGGTGGAACCAATCCAAATTTTGTATGAATTGAAAAGGATGCTGTTCTTTGAGCTTTTTGTCAGAAGTCTGGTTAATGAACTTGGCTCAATGCCTAAATCCTCATGGGCATTGATGCCGCTTTGTGTATTGGTGTTTGGTTTGCAACTAAAGCATGTGCTTACGACTAGATACATGAATCAATCatacagaaaagaaaaacatgttgGGCGTTACTGCATTAAAGAACATGGATAGCCAACTCTAAATATTTGGTTTATCTTTTTTCTAAACATGTACGTATGCATTGCACATGGAGACATCTCAACTGTATACGTAATTTGCATATCTCTCATGTCTTTTATTCGAAGAGAAACATCTTTACAATTCACTAGAAGCCAATACATAAGACCTTAAAATCTAAACCATTTTGTGTGCTTTCTGTTTCAGATTTGTTGAAATGACATGCTTCATGTGTAGAGTGAGTTACAAGCTTACCTCACTAGCTTGAGAGTGACTTTCGTTTTTGTAACTTTCGTTCTTTGATAGTTTATTTATCTGGTTTCAAATATCATAAACATAAGTATTTATTACTGTAGGGAAACTGGACAGAGAGGCTATTTAGTGAAGGAGAGAAAGATTGTACTAAGTGATTATTGTTGGTGTCTTTTTTAGTTAGTGTCATTTATGTGACACATGAATCTGTTACTACATCTTTTGAAAGTTCAACCTAAGATGTTGCAAGTTAGTTCAGGTGAGACCCACTCAGCTTTTAATAGGAGACAAATAGCATTTATACGTTGCATCAAGCTCTGAACAGACACAAGTCACACACAGAAAATGAAACTCTTATTCTTCTTCATttccttcctcctcctccttgaaTCTTGTGTTGGAGCCAATGACACAATCATGAGAAGACAGTCCTTGAGAGATGGTGATGTAATATTCTCTCAAGGAAACAGATTTGCTTTTGGATTCTTCAGCCTGGGGGACTCTAACCTTCGTTATGTTGGTATTTGGTATGCTCAGATCTCTGAGCAGACTGTTATATGGGTTGCCAACAGAGACCGTCCTGTTAACGACACGTCAGGGCTGGTAGTGTTCAGTAGCAGAGGGAATCTCTGCTTATACGCATCATCCAACGAGACAGAGCTTCTATGGTCTACTAATGTGTCAGATAAGATATCTGAGCCAACGGCGAGACTCTCTGACTTAGGCAACCTCCTTGTACTTGATCCTCTCACTGGGAGAGCTCTCTGGGAGAGCTTTGATCATCCTACAGACACTTTTGTTCCGTTCATGAGACTAGGTTTCACACGTAAAGACGGTTTGGATCGTTTTCTAACGTCGTGGAGGTCTCCTGTAGACCCTGGTCTCGGGAACTACACGCTGCGTATGGAACGTGGAGGGTTTCCACAGACTATGATGTACGACAGGGAGAAACCACTGTGGCGTGGAGGTTCGTGGACAGGGCAGAGGTGGAGCGGTATCCCTGAGAAGACACTCAAGTCCATCTTCAACATCTCGTTCGTGAACAATCAGTACGAAGTGTCCAACACTTACGGTGTGTTGGATGATTCAGTCATGACAAGAGTGGTATTAAGAGAAGTGGGAAGCTTGCAACGGTTTACGTGGAACGCAAGGGAGAAGAGGTGGATCGGGTTAAGACCAAACCCACAAGAGCAGTGCGATGGGTACGCTTATTGTGGCCCTAACGGTTACTGTGATCCCTTGAGTAGAGACACGTTGGAGTGTAGATGCTTACCTGGTTACGTACCCAAGACGCCTGAGGATTGGAACTCGAGAGACCCTTCGGGTGGTTGCACAAGGAGAGATGATACAGCTTCGACATGCCGTGGGAGACAAGTTTTTGTGAAGTTAGAGCGTGTGAAGATTCCAGACACGTCAGGTGCAAGTGTGGATATGAACGTTACACTGAAGGAATGCAAACAGAAGTGTTTGAGTAACTGCAGTTGTGTCGCTTATGCAAGTGCTTACTATGAAAGTGAAGGAGGAGGACCAACAGGGTGCTTGACTTGGCACGGTGATATGTTGGATACGAGGACTTACTTGAGCTCAGGGCAAGATTTTTATGTACGCGTAGACAAGGAAGAGTTAGGTACACTCTTGCAGCTTGTCTGTTCTAGAACAGGCCTCAAATGTTTACTGTTATGCTTTACTGCTTGTTTTTTTCAGCACGGTGGAACAGAGATGGGTCATCAAGGAAGAGGAGACTCACATTGATTCTCATCAGTTTGATTGCAGCTGTCATGTTACTAACGGTTATGTTGTTCTGTTTTGTAAAAAAGCGACAAAGTAAGTAAAAAAATACCTTTTTTAAGCTCATAAGTTAGTTTCTTAGGTCAGAAGTAACATGGTCAAGCACAGAGTCAAACAGGCACAGAAGATCTACAACAACAACTTTCGCCACAAGTTATGTCGATTTTGGAGACTCGCTCAGATTCGAAGAACAGCTTCAGGACAAGGCGAGAAACCGAGAGTTACCTCTCTTCGAGCTTACCACAATCGCTGAAGCGACAGACAACTTCTCTCTTCATAACAAGCTTGGAGCAGGTGGTTTTGGATCCGTTTATAAGGTTaggaagaaaccaaaaaaaaaaaacataatctcaAGTTAAGTGGTATGGTTTaggaaacaatttttttttttaatgtattcAGGGCGTGTTAGAGAATGGTATGGAGATAGCTGTGAAGAGGTTGTCAACAAACTCAGGCCAAGGAATGGTAGAGTTTAAAAACGAGGTGAAGCTGATCTCAAAGCTGCAGCATCGGAATCTCGTGAGGATCTTAGGGTGTTGCGTTGAACCGGAAGAGAAGATGTTGATATACGAGTATCTACCGAACAAGAGTCTAGACTATTTCATATTCCGTAACGTTCATAACTTAACTTTCATATCGTAAACTAGAAAACACCCAGTGACTTCATTTCATTCTTTTATGTTCCGTTAGATGAAGAGCATAGAGCGGTTTTGGATTGGCCAAAACGGATAGATATTATCAGAGGAGTTGCTCGTGGAGTTCTCTATCTTCATCATGATTCAAGACTGAGGATCATCCACAGGGACCTCAAGGCAAGCAATGTACTTCTTGACAATGAAATGATCCCCAAGATTTCGGATTTCGGCATGGCGAGGATTTTTGGAGGCGACCAGATCGAAGGAAGCACGAAACGGGTCGTTGGAACGTAGTGAGTTAGTCTTCTCTCTGTCCACACAACACTCTCCAAGTTTTCTTTCTATCTTTAAAGTGGTTCCAACCTCATTTGCTCAGTGGATATATGTCACCGGAGTACGCAATGGACGGCCAGTTCTCCATAAAATCTGACGTGTACAGCTTTGGAGTATTGATGTTAGAGATCATTACCGGGAAGAAAAACAACTGTTGCTATGATGAGTTCTCGAATCTACTCGGACATGtaagtgaaaataaaaattaactacaTTTTGTTTAAGAGAGAACATAATAAGCAAATGTTTTATTGTATAGATTTGGGATCGATGGGAGAAAGGTGAAGTAACAGAGATCATAGATAAACTGATGGACGCAAAGAGTTATGATGAGAGGGAAGTGATCAAGTGCATACACACTGGGTTGCTCTGTGTTCAAGAAAACGCTTCGGACAGAGTAGACATGTCTACTGTTGTTCTCATGTTGGGACATAATAACGCTATTGATCTTCCGTCTCCGAAGCATCCTGCCTTTACGACCGGGAGGAGGATAGAGAGTAATGATGGCGGCAGCTCCTCCGGTGCTTGGCTCAGTGGAGAAAACGGCAATTCTATTAATGACGTCACCCTCACCACCATTCTTGGCCGTTAAAAGTATAATGTATGAAATTgaaacttatatatatgtataatccTCTAATAGCTATTTTCGGGAAAttaagatttattaaaaaagaatttcTTTCACATATcaaatgtttttattagttgtttatttatttatgaatttatcATCTTTTGATGATTATAGTGGTCCTCCAGCTACAGATTGCGCTTGCTCTTAAAGctttttctcattttattttttaacccTGCAGGATAGTCAAGCTGATAAAACTAACAATGTCAGTTTTAGAGATGAGGAAAGCCCTGCAAACAAGAAGAAAGAGGAGAGATTGTCCAAACAGTGTGGTCCTAGTGATGAAACTTACAGTGTCAGTTATCTGTTTAGAGATGAAGAAAGTCTTCATAAGAAAACTGCtgcaaacaagaagaaaaaggagAGATTGTCCAAACAGTGTGGTCCTAGTGATGAGAAGTCCTTGAATGGAGGAGAACAGGATTGTAActtttgctttgttttgtttcgtAATTTATGCTTTTACTAGATGATGGCATcggtaaatataaaaattctaaGTGTGATGATAATGTTAATTAGTGGGATGTTCCTATGATGACAGAGATTTTTGTGCCAGGTGACGTGAGGCGGATTCTGGTTAAACAGCCCTCGATTTCACATGATGATTCGTTCACTTGGGCTTACAACAAATCCGGCAATCTGACGGTTAAATCAGCCTACTGGTTAGCCAGAGAGCAAAAGATTAAAGAGACTTTCCCTCAAGCTCTAGCTCTATCGTCTGTTAATCATGTGAAAGAGAAAGTTTGGAGAACCTTGACGTCTCCTAAGATTAAAACATTTCTCTGGAAAGCACTTAGTGAAGCCTTGCCAGTGGCTGATCTGATTATCCAACGTGGAATGAGGATTGATGGTAGATGTCAACTGTGTGGGTTAGAGGGAGAAACTATCATCCATGTCCTCTTTCATTGTGATCCAGCGAGACAAGTGTGGGTTCTCTCAGGGGTTCCATGCTCGGAAATTGGATTTGAAAATGGCAGTCTATTTGGTAACCTGAATTATCTCCTAAATGTGAAGTGCAGCTCTGAAGGTGGCATCCAGCCTTTGAGATCTTGGCCTTGGGTGATTTGGAATATATGGAAGTGCAGAAACGACTTCATTTTTAAAGGGAGAAGATGGGCTCCTGAAGAGATTGTTGAGAAGGCTTTTGGTGAGGCGGATGAGTGGTTCCTTGCGCAAGAAGTTGAAGAGGAACTTACCAAGCTGAACGATAAAGTGGTAGAGATCACTAAGAAGAAATGGACTCCTCCTCCAAATGATTGGCTTATGTCCAATATAGGCTTCGAGTGGATTAAACATTCAAAGCTTATGGGTGGTGCGTGGGTTGTGAGAAATCATAGAGGAGTGGTGTTGATGCATAGTCGCAGGGCTTTCTCGAATATTCAGAGCTTGGATGAGGCCCGACTGGTGTCAATCCTTTGGGCAGTGGAAAGCATGACGAGCTTGAGGTATAATAGAGTGATATTTGCAGGggattttaaagaaattttcttGGCTTTGAAGAATCCTCTTCAATGGCCTGCTCTACGTTATCACGTTACTGAGGTTAATATGAACCTGAGGCTGATGCCGGAATTTCAAGTCAAGACGGTGGTAAAGGAGGAAAACAAAGGAGCGACAATCATTGCTCAAACCGTCACAAGGGAGGGTAGATTGCCATCCTATGTGGCCAAAGGGCATCCTTCGTGGCTCTTTGAATTCTTTGTGAATGAAAGTCGCCTCCTCTAATTCTGTCCTCCTTCTGTGTTTCTTTATGTGTTTTGCCCGGTGCCTTTGGGTTTGTTGATGATCAGGTTTAGGATCATGTTGAGTTGGTTTGGTTTGTCTCTGGTGTAGTGAGGCTGACTTGTATTTTGTACTCTGTTTCGGATTTCTTTATAATGAAGTTCTTTGtcgataaaaagaaaaactgttAATTAGTAATTCTGAAGAATACATGTCTATATATTCTTCCTAtgaattcttattttttattattaataatcaaacaaatcagcattataagttatataacttatattacTTATCttcttaagaaaattaaatcaaacattaaattattattaaacaagtattaaaattaaaatttcaatactATATATTCGTACCCAATCATCAGAATCTTGAATCATAAAAGGGACTATCTTTGGCTCCTATGGGCTTACCATTACCTGGCCCAAATACTAGCCCACGAGCCCATGAGAGAGATTTTAGGATCACATGATGTCGTTTTCACAAGTCCCTCTTGGTAGACGCAGcaggtaaaaaaaattatcttatcCCCTTGAATCGGTAGaacagtctctctctctctctctctctctctctctctcgcttgGTTGCAATGGCTTCCTTCACtacaacttcttcttcttcttcctcgcttCTCCCCAAAACCCTACCTCCCGTAACCCACCCGACGCGCTTCCCCACGCTCTCCGGTGTCCGCCTCACCGGGAAATGGAACCATCCTCTGCTCCGGACCGCCGAGTCTCCCCGTCGGGTGGATTCGGTTGTGAAGGCCGCGGCGACGGTGGATTCGGATTACTCGTCGAGACGGAGCAGTAGCAACGAGCAGAGGGAGACGATAATGCTTCCTGGGTGCGATTACAACCACTGGCTGATTGTGATGGAGTTCCCCAAGGACCCGGCTCCGACGAGAGACCAGATGATTGATACTTATCTCAACACTCTCGCTACTGTTCTTGGAAGGTTAGTTTTTTAGTCTGTTTAGCTGCTTTAAGTAGAGTCTTAGTAGGTGATCTTGAGCTATTGCAGTTAAGTATAAGTAGGAGTAAAAAGGTTGTTCTTTTGAATTTGACAGCTAAAAGTTGATGTGGTAGGCACTGTAAGCAACTAAATACTAAAACTTTAGGTTATACTTTTTGAGT from Raphanus sativus cultivar WK10039 chromosome 8, ASM80110v3, whole genome shotgun sequence includes:
- the LOC108822431 gene encoding uncharacterized protein LOC108822431 isoform X2, with the translated sequence MTDKKDISELFQILECDKDPLIQPLGSRIQQLTNITHTPTPRKEKYNYFFRELFKEVFDPLCHQDFSVDGIRCLLFIPEARIYPNSKDIKFYIKKSFEKAEHHLTLFPSYLPFVKAVIDSETSIKASFYPTLRETMVKKTVAMLQDLSSREGCSLDDKLKYSFCWINFGDDLKMGCVERTDYQMLLVPLLRFHSSKSLLEDEVISLDRYVESMPQNQKRVYYLAVKSIEIAKVSPFLATHIEVLILDGIHDKLLVQRLVAYKGYQFSDITKEDLREFTEGLSPATFGITDSLRVFVDGLTLATFQAIPEQVSDLKTTAKDLSEWQEGHVTLVLGSITRVSMLRFALCPDVMNERSFWRIYFNLVNTHVAPYERKYMEELRSKAESNEDEEAKKTPAVLGTEKTDKYMEELRSKAESNEDDEAKKTPAVLGTETTDKYMEELRSKAESNEDDEAKKTPAVLGTETTDKYMEELRSKAESNEDDEAKKTPAVLGTETTDKYMEELRIKAESNEDDEAKKTPAVLGTETIDKNVAKSRTSTASSEQDDDSDEAPDVDFGKMGKKETSAAN
- the LOC108822431 gene encoding uncharacterized protein LOC108822431 isoform X1 — protein: MTDKKDISELFQILECDKDPLIQPLGSRIQQLTNITHTPTPRKEKYNYFFRELFKEVFDPLCHQDFSVDGIRCLLFIPEARIYPNSKDIKFYIKKSFEKAEHHLTLFPSYLPFVKAVIDSETSIKASFYPTLRETMVKKTVAMLQDLSSREGCSLDDKLKYSFCWINFGDDLKMGCVERTDYQMLLVPLLRFHSSKSLLEDEVISLDRYVESMPQNQKRVYYLAVKSIEIAKVSPFLATHIEVLILDGIHDKLLVQRLVAYKGYQFSDITKEDLREFTEGLSPATFGITDSLRVFVDGLTLATFQAIPEQDELEVSDLKTTAKDLSEWQEGHVTLVLGSITRVSMLRFALCPDVMNERSFWRIYFNLVNTHVAPYERKYMEELRSKAESNEDEEAKKTPAVLGTEKTDKYMEELRSKAESNEDDEAKKTPAVLGTETTDKYMEELRSKAESNEDDEAKKTPAVLGTETTDKYMEELRSKAESNEDDEAKKTPAVLGTETTDKYMEELRIKAESNEDDEAKKTPAVLGTETIDKNVAKSRTSTASSEQDDDSDEAPDVDFGKMGKKETSAAN